In a genomic window of Brassica rapa cultivar Chiifu-401-42 chromosome A10, CAAS_Brap_v3.01, whole genome shotgun sequence:
- the LOC103844582 gene encoding early nodulin-55-2 codes for MATRTSILSLVFAMMMSFTVLSGYSWARVYKVGDSEGWTAKDDVYYAWAERDYKEFHVGDSLVFEYDPIINDVTQVSGGLEYEFCDLSSPKAVYNTGHEVVTLTEPGFHYFITSNQEQCVLGHKLEVLVVQDPSSPVPPPTPSKTLPVGNTYKVGDSEGWKVYDSDFYNKWSEEKQFHVGDSLIFEYADEVNDVYKISGDLEFMTCDPTSPVAVHKTGHDLVRLTEPGVHYFITSNSGSCEAGLKLRVMVGPVPKVVLYPNFPKKVDFSAMERLNNWLKTFKPQH; via the coding sequence ATGGCGACAAGAACGAGTATCCTTAGCTTAGTGTTTGCGATGATGATGAGCTTCACGGTTCTCTCGGGTTACTCTTGGGCGAGGGTCTACAAAGTTGGAGACTCCGAGGGATGGACTGCTAAAGACGATGTCTACTACGCTTGGGCAGAGAGAGACTATAAGGAGTTCCACGTGGGAGATTCTCTCGTCTTCGAATACGATCCCATCATCAACGACGTGACTCAAGTCTCTGGCGGTTTGGAATACGAGTTCTGCGACCTTTCTTCTCCTAAAGCCGTATACAACACAGGACACGAGGTCGTGACTCTCACAGAACCAGGTTTTCACTACTTCATCACCTCAAACCAAGAACAATGCGTATTGGGACATAAGCTCGAAGTTCTTGTCGTCCAAGACCCCTCAAGTCCGGTTCCTCCACCAACACCTAGCAAGACCCTCCCTGTCGGAAACACCTACAAGGTCGGAGACTCAGAAGGATGGAAAGTTTATGACAGTGACTTCTACAACAAGTGGAGTGAGGAGAAACAGTTTCATGTTGGAGATAGTTTGATTTTCGAGTATGCCGATGAAGTCAACGACGTTTATAAGATCAGCGGGGATCTAGAGTTCATGACGTGCGACCCAACGTCTCCTGTAGCTGTGCACAAGACAGGACACGATCTTGTTAGGCTTACGGAACCGGGAGTTCATTATTTCATAACCTCAAACTCGGGTTCTTGTGAGGCTGGTCTTAAGCTTCGAGTGATGGTGGGACCAGTACCTAAAGTTGTTCTTTACCCTAATTTTCCGAAGAAGGTGGACTTCTCAGCTATGGAGCGCCTCAACAACTGGTTGAAGACTTTCAAACCCCAACATTAA
- the LOC103844587 gene encoding cytochrome c oxidase assembly protein COX11, mitochondrial, whose amino-acid sequence MSWSKACRGTRIPSHLHNIHRTSLPKRTVPIAPCSRYYTHGAYKGNQHSLRSKIGLWGSPSSLFSLNSHSSMIHGGAHREYSTHSITETKSKKMLYYLTAVVFGMVGLTYAAVPLYRTFCQATGYGGTVQRKETVEEKIARHSESGTVTEREIVVQFNADVADGMQWKFTPTQREVRVKPGESVLAFYTAENKSSASITGISTYNVTPMKAGVYFNKIQCFCYEEQRLLPGEKIDVPVLFYIDPEFETDPRMDGINNLILSYTFFKVSEETNSSVPVQETS is encoded by the exons ATGTCGTGGTCGAAGGCATGCAGAGGGACTCGGATTCCTTCACATTTACACAACATTCATCGAACATCGCTGCCTAAAAG GACTGTGCCTATTGCTCCATGCTCTCGTTATTACACCCATGGAGCTTATAAAGGCAATCAGCATAGTCTCAGAAGCAAGATTGGGCTTTGGGGAAGCCCATCTTCGTTATTCTCTTTGAATTCCCATTCATCGATGATACATGGTGGTGCTCATCGCGAGTATTCTACTCACTCAATAACAGAAACCAAATCAAAGAAAATGCTTTATTACCTAACTGCCGTTGTCTTTGGCATGGTGGGGCTAACTTACGCGGCTGTTCCATTGTATAGAACGTTCTGCCAAGCTACTGGTTATGGAGGTACTGTTCAACGCAaagag ACTGTTGAGGAGAAGATTGCTAGGCATTCAGAATCTGGTACCGTCACTGAAAG GGAGATTGTGGTTCAGTTCAATGCTGATGTTGCAGATGGGATGCAGTGGAAGTTCACTCCAACTCAAAGAGAG GTGAGAGTAAAGCCAGGAGAAAGCGTGCTTGCCTTTTACACTGCTGAAAACAAAAGTTCAGCTTCAATAACCGGAATCTCCACATATAATGTCACTCCCATGAAG GCAGGAGTTTATTTCAACAAGATACAGTGTTTTTGCTATGAGGAGCAGCGACTTCTTCCAGGAGAAAAGATTGACGTGCCG GTGCTCTTCTACATTGATCCGGAGTTTGAGACTGATCCAAGAATGGACGGAATCAACAACCTGATACTGTCTTACACTTTCTTCAAAGTGTCCGAGGAAACGAACAGCTCTGTTCCAGTTCAAGAAACCAGTTAA